One segment of Ipomoea triloba cultivar NCNSP0323 chromosome 12, ASM357664v1 DNA contains the following:
- the LOC116000209 gene encoding LRR receptor-like serine/threonine-protein kinase FLS2 — protein METICQSTLLFLIIFSLVPLKPLEACHPVDKEALLDFKHRATSDPSQLLKTWNATTDCCTSWEGIACDPAGRVVNVSRPGLASGDDFILDTWITGTLPPSLGNLSSLHLLDLSNLKDLSGQLPLELGHLSHLTHLFLDSNKISGSIPDTFGNLKRLTKLYLSDNNLSGTIPLTTFKSFTSLSELGLSGNQLSGEIPDSIGNMVSLVKLDLHGNSFSSSIPESIGRIKKLEYLDLSENQLSGRIPSSIGNLSGLVLLYLNKNRLSGSIPSSISGLRSLQFCRVSENELTGAIPPSIGSLPKIQRLIFENNKLRGKLPATIGHLSTLTDLYFSNNNFTGKIPLSFGNLHSLMTLDLSRNQLRGEIPPQLAKLQILQDLDLSFNPLLELQTIPDWFSQLKLFRLKLAKTGIKGNLPNWLSSSSISTLDLSSNELTGKLPPWIGNMTNLSFLNLSNNAFSSTIPEEFTNLALLMDLDFHSNNLSGDINIIFKKNSQDPLGHYNSIDLSGNKFSGPIIDNIGDQEVMESISSLTLSHNPLGGHIPKSLGKLSELQELRLSGNGLSGKIPAEIGNAKKMNTILLSDNKLSGAIPTEVMNLKGLQEFDVSRNRLSGKIPPHKANIPKAAFLGNSGLCGSPLPPCKLSWHLA, from the coding sequence ATGGAAACTATCTGTCAGAGCACATTGCtcttcttgatcatcttttcttTGGTTCCACTTAAGCCATTAGAAGCATGCCATCCAGTGGACAAAGAAGCATTGTTAGACTTCAAGCACAGAGCCACATCTGATCCCTCACAGCTGCTCAAAACATGGAATGCCACCACAGATTGCTGCACTTCCTGGGAAGGCATTGCCTGTGATCCCGCAGGCCGGGTCGTCAACGTCTCGCGCCCTGGCCTCGCCTCGGGCGACGACTTCATCCTCGACACCTGGATAACCGGGACCCTCCCGCCTTCGCTAGGCAACCTGTCTTCCCTCCACCTCCTTGATCTCAGTAACCTCAAGGACTTATCAGGTCAGCTCCCCCTCGAGCTCGGGCACCTCTCGCACCTCACTCATCTGTTTCTCGATTCCAACAAGATCTCAGGCTCCATCCCAGACACCTTTGGGAACCTTAAGAGGTTAACAAAGTTGTATTTGAGTGACAACAATCTTTCTGGGACTATTCCTTTGACTACTTTCAAGTCTTTCACTTCACTCTCGGAGCTTGGGCTTTCGGGTAATCAACTATCAGGTGAAATCCCTGATTCCATTGGAAACATGGTTTCTTTAGTAAAACTTGACCTCCATGGAAACAGTTTCTCTAGTAGCATTCCAGAGAGCATTGGGAGGATCAAGAAACTCGAATATCTCGATTTATCCGAAAACCAATTAAGTGGAAGAATCCCTAGCTCAATTGGCAACCTATCAGGATTAGTATTATTGTATCTGAACAAAAACAGGTTGAGTGGAAGCATTCCTTCATCAATATCCGGTCTCAGATCACTGCAATTCTGTCGTGTATCCGAAAACGAGCTCACGGGAGCAATCCCGCCATCAATTGGGAGCCTCCCCAAGATCCAAAGGCTGATATTTGAGAACAACAAGCTGAGAGGGAAACTCCCTGCAACCATTGGCCATCTTTCAACTCTCACTGATCTCTACTTCTCCAACAACAACTTCACCGGGAAAATCCCGTTGAGTTTTGGTAATCTGCACAGCCTGATGACCCTGGATTTGTCAAGAAACCAACTCAGGGGTGAAATCCCACCTCAGCTAGCAAAACTGCAGATTTTGCAGGATTTAGACCTGTCTTTTAACCCTCTCCTGGAACTTCAAACCATTCCAGATTGGTTTTCTCAGCTCAAACTCTTTAGGCTTAAATTAGCCAAGACTGGTATCAAAGGAAATCTCCCAAATTGGCTCTCTTCTTCATCAATTTCAACCCTGGATTTATCCAGCAATGAATTGACAGGGAAACTGCCTCCCTGGATTGGCAACATGACTAATCTATCATTCCTGAATCTATCGAACAACGCCTTCTCCTCAACGATCCCCGAGGAATTTACAAACCTTGCACTCCTAATGGATCTTGATTTTCACTCCAATAACCTCTCTGGGGACATAAACATCATATTCAAGAAAAATTCCCAGGACCCATTAGGCCACTACAACTCCATTGATCTCTCTGGCAATAAATTCTCCGGGCCAATCATCGACAACATTGGAGATCAAGAAGTCATGGAATCAATATCATCCCTAACACTATCACACAACCCATTAGGAGGACACATCCCAAAATCCCTGGGAAAACTGAGTGAACTCCAAGAACTGAGGCTTTCTGGGAATGGGTTATCAGGCAAGATTCCAGCAGAGATTGGAAATGCCAAAAAGATGAATACAATTCTGCTTTCAGACAACAAGTTGAGTGGCGCAATACCCACAGAAGTGATGAATCTCAAAGGGCTTCAAGAATTTGATGTTTCCAGAAACAGATTGAGTGGTAAAATCCCTCCCCATAAGGCAAATATACCAAAGGCTGCCTTTTTGGGGAATTCTGGGTTGTGTGGATCCCCACTCCCCCCATGCAAACTCTCATGGCATCTGGCTTAA
- the LOC116000210 gene encoding LRR receptor-like serine/threonine-protein kinase FLS2, which produces MVSLFSLIFGFSQVLSLFLHGDAATYWGDVEVLKQFKNGVNPGSVTPGSCLSSWDFSVDPCDNLSSEKFTCGFRCDVVVSSAARVTEVVLDRWGYSGSLAEISWNLPYLQTLDLSGNFFHGEIPASLVNLTRLRRLSLSRNLLSGWIPSSLGYIYNLEEIYLDNNKLEGAIPESFTGLTNLKTLELQDNELTGEFPDLGELNSVNFIDVSNNAISGELPARFPANLIELTARNNSITGNIPARISDLFYLQVLDLSHNNLSGAVPAPLFVHPALQQLTLSYNHYTSVEQPDPNLLQSSQLIAADLTNNEIRGFLPGFLGLLPKLSSLSLENNKLSGIIPAQYALKVLVPGDGTTTSSQFERLLLGGNYLIGAIPGPFLDLKPGSVTIRLGDNCLYRCPLRLFLCEGGEQKSLSECKAFGPIIP; this is translated from the coding sequence ATGGTTTCTTTGTTCTCTCTCATCTTTGGATTTTCCCAGGTTTTATCACTGTTCTTGCATGGCGACGCCGCGACGTATTGGGGCGACGTCGAGGTTTTGAAGCAGTTCAAAAATGGCGTTAACCCGGGTTCCGTAACTCCCGGGTCGTGTCTCAGCTCCTGGGATTTTTCCGTGGACCCCTGCGACAATTTGTCGTCGGAGAAGTTCACCTGCGGATTCCGGTGCGACGTTGTTGTTTCCTCGGCGGCGCGTGTCACCGAGGTTGTTCTTGACCGTTGGGGATACTCTGGCTCACTCGCGGAAATTTCTTGGAATCTTCCGTACCTTCAAACGCTTGATCTCTCCGGGAATTTTTTCCACGGGGAAATTCCGGCGTCGCTCGTGAACCTCACGCGCCTCCGGCGACTCAGTTTGTCGCGTAATTTGTTGTCGGGTTGGATTCCGAGTTCACTCGGATATATTTATAATCTCGAGGAGATTTATCTGGATAACAACAAATTGGAAGGGGCAATACCTGAGAGCTTTACCGGGCTCACGAATTTGAAAACGCTCGAGCTTCAAGACAACGAGTTAACCGGCGAGTTCCCCGACCTCGGCGAGTTAAATTCCGTTAATTTCATTGACGTCAGCAACAACGCGATTTCCGGGGAACTACCGGCGAGGTTTCCGGCGAATCTAATCGAGCTCACGGCGAGGAACAATTCCATAACAGGGAATATTCCGGCGAGAATTTCCGACTTATTTTACCTCCAAGTCCTCGACCTGAGCCACAACAACCTCTCCGGCGCCGTCCCGGCGCCGCTCTTCGTCCACCCCGCCCTCCAACAGCTAACCCTATCCTACAACCACTACACCTCCGTCGAGCAACCCGACCCGAATTTACTCCAATCCAGCCAGCTAATCGCGGCGGACCTAACTAACAACGAGATTCGCGGCTTTTTGCCCGGATTTCTCGGCCTTCTCCCCAAACTATCCTCTCTCTCACTGGAAAACAACAAGCTCTCCGGCATAATTCCGGCGCAATACGCCCTGAAAGTCCTGGTCCCCGGAGATGGCACAACGACGTCGTCTCAGTTCGAACGGCTTTTACTGGGCGGTAACTACCTGATCGGGGCGATCCCGGGTCCGTTCCTGGATCTGAAACCGGGTTCGGTGACGATCCGATTGGGAGACAACTGTCTGTACCGGTGCCCGTTGAGATTATTTTTATGTGAAGGTGGGGAGCAGAAATCATTATCGGAGTGCAAAGCTTTCGGGCCCATCATTCCTTGA